One segment of Deltaproteobacteria bacterium DNA contains the following:
- a CDS encoding DUF4915 domain-containing protein: protein MKGVSWTEPDGLWGRNEALWRNPAQVAGLWDGAGSIDPRLLEFYVSGKWWDTLESAEITLIVSREYEHSLIALGTDGKGNGRVTRWPIPHPSGLAVDRQACRLYVASTRNPNQIFEFLPARGRQERKEAKWRGTGGDKSLVPVGSRFFPGCLYIHDIALIGRELHANSVGNNSVIRLGNDGRFEHVWWPRCIETGSEPSLGINYLQLNSIAAGNSINESFFSASSERISSRRPGHRNFPVKGRGVIFSGKTGEPVARGLTRPHSARLHRGRLWVDNSGYGEMGFIDDGKFEAVVRLNGWTRGLCFHEDIAFLGTSKVIPRFGQYAPGLDIESSICGIHMVDVRSGEIIGSLIWPHGNQVFSIEWLPAGCVSGFPLPGNGRTRKVEIEELFYNFRT, encoded by the coding sequence ATGAAAGGCGTTTCATGGACCGAACCGGACGGTTTGTGGGGCAGAAACGAAGCTCTTTGGAGAAATCCGGCCCAGGTTGCGGGACTGTGGGACGGGGCCGGTAGTATCGATCCAAGGCTTCTCGAGTTTTACGTAAGCGGCAAGTGGTGGGACACTCTGGAATCCGCGGAAATAACCCTCATCGTCAGCAGGGAATACGAGCACTCGCTGATCGCCCTGGGGACCGATGGAAAAGGGAATGGACGGGTCACCAGATGGCCGATTCCTCATCCTTCCGGCCTGGCCGTGGACAGACAAGCCTGCAGACTATATGTAGCAAGCACTCGGAATCCAAACCAGATTTTCGAATTCCTTCCCGCTCGCGGGCGGCAGGAACGCAAGGAAGCGAAATGGCGCGGGACCGGTGGCGATAAGAGCCTCGTGCCCGTGGGCTCCAGGTTTTTCCCCGGCTGTCTGTATATTCACGACATAGCACTCATCGGCCGGGAACTACACGCCAATTCAGTGGGAAACAACTCAGTGATTCGCCTGGGAAATGACGGCAGGTTCGAGCACGTCTGGTGGCCCCGGTGCATCGAAACCGGGTCGGAACCCTCTCTGGGGATAAATTATCTCCAGTTGAATTCCATAGCCGCCGGGAACTCCATCAACGAATCCTTTTTCTCGGCCTCATCGGAGCGTATCTCATCCAGGCGTCCTGGTCACAGGAATTTCCCGGTTAAAGGAAGAGGTGTGATCTTCTCCGGGAAAACGGGCGAGCCCGTGGCGCGAGGTCTTACCAGGCCGCATTCGGCGCGACTTCACCGGGGCCGGTTATGGGTCGATAACAGCGGGTACGGCGAGATGGGCTTCATAGACGACGGAAAATTCGAGGCTGTGGTAAGACTGAACGGTTGGACACGGGGACTTTGCTTCCATGAAGATATTGCATTCCTGGGCACATCGAAGGTCATTCCCCGTTTCGGCCAATACGCTCCGGGACTGGATATCGAGAGTAGTATATGCGGCATTCACATGGTGGATGTAAGGTCGGGAGAGATCATTGGGAGCCTCATCTGGCCACACGGGAACCAGGTTTTTTCCATCGAATGGCTGCCCGCCGGCTGCGTTTCAGGTTTTCCCCTGCCGGGAAATGGCAGGACCCGGAAAGTGGAGATCGAGGAACTTTTCTATAATTTTAGAACCTGA
- a CDS encoding glycosyltransferase, translating into MYTLCSIVLPICNQADHIRTVVNEYAEKLAELTVPYEIILVVNGCRDNSEALCRDLAERRENVRLIVSRTGGWGLAVKLGMSSAGGNLLCFTNSARTTADDLLFSIQFALDNPGIVVKANRKIRETALRRLGSILYNIQCRMLFDIPVWDINGTPKLFPRDFKHLLTLSEDGDLFDMEFIFRCTMNGYRIVEFPINLTPRHGGKSTTGILSALRMYGGAFGFYLNSPGGRK; encoded by the coding sequence ATGTACACGCTCTGCTCTATAGTTCTTCCCATTTGCAATCAGGCTGATCACATCCGAACCGTTGTAAACGAGTACGCGGAGAAGCTCGCCGAGCTCACCGTCCCTTATGAAATCATACTGGTAGTAAACGGCTGCCGTGACAACTCGGAGGCCCTCTGCCGGGACCTCGCGGAGAGGCGCGAGAATGTCCGCCTGATTGTCAGTCGCACCGGTGGCTGGGGGCTTGCCGTAAAACTGGGCATGAGTTCCGCGGGCGGCAATCTTCTGTGCTTCACCAATTCCGCCCGTACCACGGCCGACGATCTCCTGTTTTCAATCCAGTTCGCTTTGGACAACCCCGGAATCGTGGTCAAGGCCAATCGCAAAATTCGCGAAACTGCCCTGCGCAGGCTGGGCTCCATCCTCTATAATATCCAATGCCGGATGCTGTTCGACATTCCGGTTTGGGACATAAACGGTACCCCCAAGTTATTTCCCAGGGATTTTAAGCACCTGCTTACACTATCCGAGGACGGCGACCTCTTCGACATGGAGTTTATTTTCCGGTGCACCATGAATGGGTACAGGATAGTGGAATTCCCGATTAACCTGACGCCCCGGCACGGAGGAAAAAGCACCACAGGCATTTTATCGGCGCTGAGAATGTACGGAGGGGCCTTTGGATTTTACCTGAATTCGCCCGGAGGTCGCAAATGA
- a CDS encoding MFS transporter yields the protein MDRSIYNKAVLGWSLYDFANSAFATTILAVIFNKYFAQVVAGGETGVLIWGVRIPGAALFGYVLSMSYAVAAFMGPVLGAIADETRAKKRFLGVFCCLGVVCSALLYFVHTGDVLLGSTLFILANVGFGGGMVFYNAFLTEISNEDNVGRISGIGWALGYIGGGLLLALNLVMLEFPHWLGFPAKTFTVGHCFVSVAVWWGVFALPFFFWVKERRDCTTARPGSGYLRLGFSRVFETLHHIRQHKEFTKFLVAYLLFNDGIETVIVFASIFGAAVVGMETHELILFFLVIQGTAFFGSLLLGFLSDRLGQKGTLMATLFVWTGVVLWAYFMGFWDLKKEYWILGIVSGTVLGGSQSIARSMAGRLIPTGRSAEFFGFYAISGRFAAIFGPALYSSVITVTGSMRSGVLSLGILFLAGMIGLSWVRVSKKTGAARFEETLSA from the coding sequence TTGGACCGGAGCATATACAACAAAGCGGTGCTGGGCTGGAGCCTGTACGATTTCGCCAACTCGGCGTTCGCCACCACCATCCTCGCCGTGATCTTCAACAAGTATTTCGCCCAGGTGGTGGCCGGTGGGGAGACCGGTGTCCTGATCTGGGGGGTACGAATCCCTGGCGCGGCATTGTTCGGCTATGTGCTTTCCATGAGTTACGCGGTGGCGGCGTTCATGGGTCCCGTACTGGGCGCCATAGCGGATGAAACCCGCGCGAAAAAGAGGTTTCTCGGCGTCTTCTGCTGCCTGGGAGTGGTGTGTTCCGCCCTGCTCTATTTCGTGCACACCGGAGACGTCCTGTTGGGAAGCACGCTGTTCATTCTGGCGAATGTGGGCTTCGGTGGAGGGATGGTTTTCTACAATGCATTTTTGACTGAAATTTCGAACGAAGACAATGTGGGCCGTATCTCCGGGATCGGATGGGCTCTCGGTTACATAGGAGGCGGGCTCCTGCTGGCGCTGAATCTGGTGATGCTCGAATTTCCGCATTGGCTTGGATTTCCCGCCAAAACCTTCACTGTGGGTCATTGCTTTGTTTCCGTGGCTGTTTGGTGGGGAGTATTTGCGTTGCCGTTTTTCTTCTGGGTGAAGGAAAGGCGGGACTGCACAACGGCGCGGCCCGGTTCCGGATACCTTCGCCTCGGATTTTCGAGGGTGTTCGAGACCCTTCATCATATACGCCAACACAAGGAATTCACGAAATTCCTAGTCGCCTATCTCCTGTTCAACGACGGCATTGAAACCGTCATTGTGTTCGCCTCGATCTTCGGAGCCGCCGTGGTGGGCATGGAGACGCACGAGCTGATCCTGTTCTTCCTGGTGATTCAGGGGACGGCGTTTTTCGGATCCCTCCTTTTAGGCTTTCTATCGGATCGCCTCGGCCAGAAAGGTACCCTTATGGCTACCCTGTTCGTGTGGACGGGCGTGGTCCTGTGGGCCTATTTCATGGGATTTTGGGACCTTAAAAAAGAGTACTGGATCCTGGGGATCGTTTCGGGCACGGTGCTGGGCGGCTCTCAGTCCATAGCCCGTTCGATGGCAGGAAGACTGATTCCTACAGGACGCAGCGCCGAGTTCTTCGGTTTTTACGCCATCAGCGGCCGTTTTGCGGCCATCTTCGGCCCCGCCCTTTACAGTTCGGTCATCACCGTGACGGGCAGCATGCGATCGGGAGTACTCTCGCTGGGCATACTCTTTCTGGCGGGTATGATCGGTCTGTCGTGGGTCCGGGTCTCGAAAAAAACCGGGGCGGCTCGATTCGAGGAAACTTTGAGCGCCTGA
- the pspF gene encoding phage shock protein operon transcriptional activator, whose product MPALASQEGLGESESFLDFQERLSRAARVDRPILIIGERGTGKELAASRLHYLSHRWRSPLLALNCAALSPGLIESELFGYEPGAFTGAVKRRIGRFEAAHGGTLFLDEIGNIPLEAQEKILRVVEYGTFERVGGSDVVMVDVRIIGATNADLPALAREGRFKRDLLDRLSFEVLLLPALRNRAGDVSLLARHFASRIAKELGHDALPVFTREAMISLEAYSWPGNVRELKNVVERAVYRSDSESIKEIVFDPFPESVLAPPSEQSQTADSAVQSPLEPALALDTPLTRQVADLEIRLIQRALLEARFRQHKAAELLGLTYHQFRGLYRKHASSLNLEP is encoded by the coding sequence ATGCCCGCCCTCGCTTCCCAGGAAGGCCTTGGTGAGTCGGAATCCTTTCTGGATTTCCAGGAGCGTCTATCTCGGGCCGCACGTGTGGACCGCCCAATCCTCATCATCGGAGAAAGAGGAACCGGTAAGGAACTGGCCGCCTCCCGTCTCCATTATCTTTCCCACCGTTGGAGGAGTCCCCTGCTTGCTCTGAATTGCGCGGCCCTCTCTCCGGGCCTCATCGAATCCGAGCTCTTCGGGTATGAGCCGGGGGCGTTTACCGGCGCCGTCAAACGAAGAATAGGGCGCTTCGAGGCCGCTCACGGGGGTACGCTTTTCCTCGACGAAATCGGCAATATTCCCCTTGAAGCCCAGGAGAAAATTCTTCGCGTCGTGGAATACGGCACTTTTGAACGGGTTGGAGGGTCGGACGTCGTAATGGTCGATGTCCGCATCATCGGGGCCACCAATGCGGACTTGCCGGCCCTGGCGCGCGAAGGCCGGTTCAAACGCGACCTCCTCGACCGGCTCTCCTTTGAAGTACTGCTGTTGCCGGCGCTCAGGAACAGGGCGGGAGATGTGTCTCTTCTCGCGCGTCACTTCGCTTCGCGCATCGCAAAGGAATTGGGACACGACGCCCTGCCGGTGTTCACTCGAGAGGCCATGATCTCCCTTGAGGCCTATTCCTGGCCCGGAAATGTACGCGAACTCAAGAACGTAGTGGAACGCGCCGTTTACCGATCCGACTCTGAATCCATTAAAGAAATCGTCTTCGATCCGTTCCCTGAATCCGTTTTGGCGCCCCCTTCCGAACAGAGCCAGACCGCTGATTCGGCGGTCCAGTCTCCGCTTGAACCCGCCCTAGCCCTGGACACCCCGTTGACCCGGCAGGTGGCCGATCTTGAAATTCGACTGATTCAGCGGGCCCTCCTCGAGGCCCGCTTCCGCCAGCATAAAGCGGCCGAGCTTCTGGGCCTCACCTACCACCAGTTCCGGGGGCTCTATCGCAAGCATGCCTCTTCGCTGAATTTGGAACCCTGA
- the pspA gene encoding phage shock protein PspA, with product MGVFSRVRDIVSSNINAMLDRAEDPEKLVRLMIQEMEDTLVEIKASCAGAMAAKKQTQRALEDHRERTRSWEQRAELAVGKGREDLAREALLEKRRYLQRAETLEDEMGQTQAIIAQYQEQIAQLEEKLATAREKQRLLVQRHVHARDRKRAQEDIRRFETSDVFLRFEQFENRIERMEAEAEMVNLGRTPSLDDEFARLAEGEEIERELETLKAKCGRRGEEHRPM from the coding sequence ATGGGCGTTTTCAGCAGAGTTCGAGATATCGTGAGTTCAAACATCAATGCCATGCTGGACCGGGCGGAAGACCCGGAGAAGCTGGTCCGGCTCATGATCCAGGAGATGGAGGACACCCTGGTGGAAATCAAAGCCTCGTGCGCAGGGGCTATGGCAGCCAAAAAACAAACGCAGCGGGCTTTGGAAGACCACCGGGAGCGGACCCGTTCGTGGGAGCAGAGGGCGGAGCTGGCCGTTGGAAAGGGGCGCGAGGACCTGGCCAGAGAGGCGTTGCTGGAAAAACGCCGGTACCTGCAGCGCGCGGAGACCCTGGAGGACGAAATGGGTCAGACGCAGGCCATCATTGCCCAATACCAGGAACAGATCGCCCAGCTCGAGGAGAAGCTGGCCACGGCCAGAGAAAAGCAGCGTCTGCTCGTTCAGCGACACGTTCATGCCCGTGATCGGAAACGAGCCCAGGAAGACATTCGGCGCTTCGAAACTTCCGATGTGTTCCTGAGGTTCGAGCAGTTCGAGAACCGCATCGAGCGCATGGAAGCCGAGGCGGAGATGGTCAATCTCGGTCGCACTCCGTCGCTGGACGACGAGTTTGCCCGTTTAGCGGAAGGCGAAGAGATCGAGCGAGAACTCGAGACGTTGAAAGCCAAATGTGGACGAAGGGGCGAAGAACACCGACCGATGTGA
- a CDS encoding phage-shock protein has protein sequence MSEVLLAFVLILGLPVLIVAGFFLIWVLKILTRGGPHKRDEAQAEETRLIQELHQGLLKMEERIEALETILLDAEKKEDRK, from the coding sequence ATGAGTGAGGTTCTGTTGGCCTTCGTGCTGATCCTGGGTCTGCCCGTCCTGATCGTGGCGGGATTCTTCCTGATTTGGGTTTTGAAAATCCTCACACGTGGGGGCCCGCATAAGCGAGATGAGGCTCAAGCCGAGGAAACCCGTTTGATCCAGGAACTCCACCAGGGCCTTTTGAAGATGGAGGAGCGCATCGAGGCCCTGGAAACGATCTTGCTCGATGCGGAAAAAAAGGAAGATCGAAAATGA
- the pspC gene encoding envelope stress response membrane protein PspC, with amino-acid sequence MNRANERSRTGLYRSRRGVILGVCRGVADYFDISVFWTRVVFVAVLLFTGIWPIAGLYLVAAALMKPEPVVPFRTEVDREFYNSYTASRELGLHRLKGAFDRLDRRLRRMEDLVTAREFDWDRRFRGPDSGRGR; translated from the coding sequence ATGAATAGAGCGAACGAGAGATCGAGAACCGGTTTGTACCGTTCGCGGCGCGGTGTGATTTTAGGCGTTTGTCGCGGAGTGGCGGACTACTTCGACATATCCGTATTCTGGACCCGCGTCGTGTTCGTTGCCGTACTGCTGTTTACAGGCATTTGGCCTATAGCAGGGCTGTATCTGGTGGCCGCCGCATTGATGAAGCCGGAGCCGGTGGTTCCGTTTCGAACGGAAGTCGATAGGGAGTTCTATAATTCGTATACGGCTTCCCGAGAATTGGGCCTTCATCGTTTGAAAGGCGCCTTCGACCGGCTCGACCGGCGATTGCGACGCATGGAAGACCTGGTGACCGCTCGGGAGTTCGACTGGGATCGTAGGTTCAGGGGTCCGGATTCGGGTAGAGGTCGATGA
- a CDS encoding mechanosensitive ion channel, whose amino-acid sequence MKPYITSIRAFYSNLNALEQMALSVGCGVLFYLLVRILTLVLTRRILPAVFKDVWDQFKTTNRRFLSVVHIATILASIHLAFFLQGYTGHVPTLVQILLAVISVYIAIGTVSLFLEAHYRRRPSKHKIPALVRDSGKVILYLIIVIWLLGVYFNVNFTSLLTTSAIFSLIIGLALQDTLGNLFAGLSIQMDNPFKIGDWVLVEGKECRVIEINWRSVKLVDRSEDMIVVPNNAIAKSSLVNYSAPWRSHLCRKNIGVSYDHPPNQAAAVLIQSALGIDEVQKTPPPTVFLIEYGDFAIVYQLRFWITDYDRVRAIEDKVFRRIWYQFKRNGIKIPYPVRDVRVQPEVTPEERKSAVEKILRSIDFLSPLSDDDFRFLSGEVYVEYYSQGETLIRQGDDGESFYIVGSGSVEVYADSSQKQRTRIACLTAGNFFGELSVLTGEKRSATVTAETDCEVFVLHRKSFQHIIKSHPALAENISSVLATRLAEKERAVELSDQKYMESESVRLKALTGGRKEASIRDKLLFGIREIFGI is encoded by the coding sequence TTGAAGCCTTATATAACATCGATTCGAGCGTTCTATTCAAACCTGAACGCTCTGGAGCAAATGGCGCTATCCGTGGGTTGCGGCGTCCTCTTCTATCTTCTGGTTCGTATCCTGACGCTGGTTCTGACGAGGCGTATTCTTCCAGCGGTGTTCAAAGACGTGTGGGACCAGTTCAAGACCACCAACCGAAGGTTCTTGTCCGTCGTGCACATAGCCACTATTTTGGCGAGCATCCACCTAGCCTTCTTCCTGCAGGGGTACACCGGTCATGTTCCGACCTTAGTACAGATCCTTCTGGCGGTGATATCCGTTTATATCGCCATTGGGACCGTGAGTCTTTTTCTGGAAGCGCACTATCGACGTCGACCGTCCAAACATAAAATACCCGCTTTGGTTCGGGACAGCGGCAAAGTCATTCTATATCTCATCATTGTTATCTGGCTTCTGGGAGTCTATTTCAATGTCAATTTCACCTCGTTGCTCACTACCTCGGCCATATTTTCTCTGATCATCGGCTTGGCGCTCCAGGATACGCTTGGAAATCTGTTCGCCGGATTGTCCATTCAGATGGACAATCCCTTCAAGATAGGAGACTGGGTGCTCGTCGAAGGCAAAGAATGCAGGGTGATTGAAATCAACTGGCGTTCGGTCAAACTCGTGGACCGATCCGAGGACATGATCGTTGTTCCGAACAACGCGATTGCGAAATCGAGCCTTGTCAACTACTCCGCTCCCTGGAGAAGTCATCTTTGCAGAAAGAACATCGGCGTTTCGTACGATCACCCGCCGAATCAAGCGGCCGCCGTTTTGATACAGAGCGCTCTCGGTATCGATGAAGTCCAGAAGACCCCCCCTCCCACCGTGTTTTTGATTGAATACGGCGACTTCGCGATCGTTTACCAGCTTCGTTTTTGGATCACCGATTACGATAGGGTTCGCGCCATAGAAGATAAGGTATTTCGCCGGATCTGGTATCAATTTAAGCGGAACGGCATCAAAATTCCTTATCCCGTTCGTGACGTGCGGGTGCAACCCGAAGTCACCCCGGAAGAAAGAAAGAGCGCCGTTGAAAAGATACTTCGATCCATCGACTTCCTGTCCCCCCTCAGCGATGATGATTTCCGGTTCTTGAGCGGCGAAGTGTACGTCGAGTACTATTCCCAGGGGGAAACCCTGATCAGGCAAGGTGACGATGGAGAATCCTTTTACATCGTCGGATCGGGAAGCGTGGAGGTGTATGCGGATTCATCGCAGAAGCAACGGACTCGAATAGCCTGTCTCACTGCCGGAAACTTTTTCGGAGAGCTTTCCGTCCTGACCGGAGAAAAGCGCTCGGCAACCGTGACGGCCGAAACGGATTGCGAAGTATTTGTCTTACATAGGAAGAGTTTTCAACACATCATCAAGAGCCATCCCGCTCTTGCGGAAAACATCAGTTCTGTGTTGGCGACGCGCCTTGCGGAGAAAGAACGCGCGGTCGAGCTGTCCGACCAAAAATATATGGAGAGCGAATCGGTCCGGCTCAAAGCGCTGACCGGAGGGAGGAAAGAGGCGTCGATCAGAGACAAATTGCTGTTCGGAATACGAGAAATCTTCGGTATCTGA
- a CDS encoding cytoplasmic protein yields the protein MAKHSHDFVETYVDLVGFGMDREIDEATVIVMLQKLSDDALMDLLRHRLSDEELKDLFEMVSNLLKEHLSEEEYHTFFLKDREEESL from the coding sequence ATGGCTAAGCATTCTCATGATTTTGTTGAAACGTACGTTGATCTGGTCGGATTCGGTATGGATCGGGAAATAGACGAAGCCACGGTTATCGTCATGCTGCAGAAACTCTCGGATGACGCGCTCATGGATCTGTTGCGGCATCGTCTTTCCGACGAGGAACTGAAGGACTTGTTCGAGATGGTCTCAAATTTGCTGAAAGAACACTTGTCCGAGGAAGAATACCATACGTTTTTTTTGAAGGACCGGGAGGAGGAGTCCCTCTGA